From a single Gammaproteobacteria bacterium genomic region:
- a CDS encoding TfoX/Sxy family protein encodes MTTSQQTVDYILEQIADAGKVAAKKMFGGYCVYCDGKVVALVCDDELYVKITSAGNKYLGKCPEKPPYLGAKPYFFISGDQWEDGEWLSQLIKITAGELPLPKKK; translated from the coding sequence ATGACAACGAGTCAACAAACTGTGGATTATATTCTTGAGCAAATTGCCGATGCTGGAAAAGTCGCAGCTAAAAAAATGTTTGGAGGATATTGTGTTTATTGCGATGGAAAAGTTGTAGCTTTAGTTTGTGATGACGAGCTCTACGTAAAAATAACGTCAGCGGGTAATAAATATCTCGGAAAATGTCCTGAGAAACCTCCTTACCTAGGAGCAAAACCATATTTTTTTATTTCAGGTGATCAATGGGAAGATGGGGAGTGGTTGTCTCAGCTAATTAAGATTACCGCCGGCGAACTTCCGTTGCCTAAGAAAAAATAG